One genomic window of Haliotis asinina isolate JCU_RB_2024 chromosome 4, JCU_Hal_asi_v2, whole genome shotgun sequence includes the following:
- the LOC137282505 gene encoding monocarboxylate transporter 12-like, with protein MKEEGTYSWVVLGASSATMLIGSSITYATGVFLVAMLKEFEEDLVLTTWVGSTFGCMFALAGPVASVIINMFDCRTCVVMSGVLMMTGFATSFLVTDIRFLFLTFSLVTGLGMSLAGTGAIVVLGYYFREHAAIASSICFTGAGIGIFVHPPLVQFLLETYGFHGAYLIMGGITFHACVAGMLMRPGVAERARKQHILGGETLRNKILLSMCGTSTMIYNVIQNGSFLFFVAGILCFSLGVSAQYQFLPEFFITQGSTLEEASFVVSASGVGSIFSRLLVGFAASDEKIGGATIFPSINGIMAIFTFFLPLFKSSTYPRLAYGIILGVYTGGTWVLMTTLTLDILGLGDFATGVGIGRFLCGAGYLIGPPIAGTMMEQTGDKNSAFMFSGAMFFSATVCGFLSSLKRKGVEPSEDTRRDTRASDTADITDALVTASE; from the exons ATGAAGGAAGAGGGCACGTATTCCTGGGTGGTGCTGGGTGCTTCCTCCGCCACTATGCTGATTGGCTCAAGTATCACCTACGCCACTGGTGTGTTCCTCGTCGCCATGTTGAAGGAGTTTGAAGAGGACTTAGTTCTCACAACCTGGGTAGGATCGACTTTCGGCTGCATGTTCGCCCTAGCAG GTCCAGTTGCCAGCGTGATTATCAACATGTTTGACTGTAGAACGTGTGTAGTAATGTCTGGTGTGTTGATGATGACTGGATTTGCGACAAGTTTTCTGGTGACAGACATACGATTCttgtttctgacattttctttaGTAACAG GATTGGGCATGTCACTAGCAGGAACTGGAGCAATAGTTGTTCTAGGATACTACTTTCGTGAACATGCAGCCATCGCATCAAGTATCTGCTTCACAGGAGCTGGAATTGGAATATTTGTTCACCCACCGCTTGTCCAGTTCCTTCTAGAGACATACGGATTTCATGGAGCCTATCTTATAATGGGAGGGATAACGTTTCACGCCTGTGTAGCCGGCATGCTAATGCGGCCAGGTGTTGCTGAGCGGGCAAGAAAACAACATATCTTGGGTGGTGAAACTCTCAGGAACAAGATTTTGCTTTCAATGTGTGGAACTTCGACGATGATTTACAATGTAATTCAAAACGGATCATTCCTATTTTTTGTAGCcggtattttgtgtttttcgcTTGGTGTCTCTGCACAATATCAGTTCCTACCTGAATTTTTCATAACACAAGGATCTACATTAGAAGAAGCTTCATTTGTTGTATCTGCGTCCGGTGTTGGAAGTATCTTCTCGCGACTTCTCGTTGGATTTGCCGCAAGTGACGAGAAGATCGGTGGTGCCACAATATTTCCCTCCATCAATGGGATCATGGCGATTTTCACattctttttaccactgttcaAATCATCAACTTATCCAAGATTAGCATATGGAATCATCCTTGGTGTATATACGGGAGGTACGTGGGTTCTTATGACTACTTTAACACTGGATATTCTTGGTCTTGGAGACTTTGCGACAGGCGTGGGTATCGGAAGGTTCTTGTGTGGCGCTGGCTACTTGATCGGTCCTCCAATTGCAG GGACAATGATGGAACAAACAGGAGATAAAAACAGTGCATTTATGTTTTCGG GTGCAATGTTCTTCTCGGCAACTGTGTGTGGGTTTCTGTCATCTCTGAAGAGGAAGGGCGTGGAACCCTCTGAGGACACGCGTCGGGACACAAGAGCTTCCGACACTGCTGACATTACTGACGCTCTAGTGACTGCGAGTGaataa
- the LOC137280966 gene encoding sperm acrosomal protein FSA-ACR.1-like, with amino-acid sequence MASPASCCTGSSQSVDDFSSFDHNGMTGIVLQDRTEEESRGQDRTGQDKRGEERTVQDRGGEEGTGQDRTGPERRREERTGQEKRGQDRTGEDRRGQERRGQDRTGQGRTAQHSTAQHSTAQHSTAQERAGQDRAGYGRTGQQRTGEERTGTAFRKHKSKAVIYEVL; translated from the exons ATGGCATCACCTGCATCGTGCTGTACAGGCAGTAGTCAATCTGTTGACGACTTCAGCTCATTTGACCACAATGGCATGACCGGCATCGTGCT ACAGGACAGGACAGAAGAGGAGAGCAGaggacaggacaggacaggacaggacaagagaggagaggagaggacAGTACAGGACAGGGGAGGGGAGGAGGggacaggacaggacaggacaggacCAGAGAGGAGAAGAGAGGAGAGGACAGGGCAGGAGAAGAGAGGACAAGACAGGACAGGAGAGGACAGGAGAGGACAGGAGAGGCGaggacaggacaggacaggacagggcaggacagcacagcacagcacagcacagcacagcacagcacagcacagcacagcacaggagAGGGCAGGACAGGACAGGGCAGGATATGGCAGGACAGGACAGCAGAGGACAGGAGAGGAAAGGACAGGAACAGCATTCAGAAAGCACAAATCCAAAGCAGTCATATATGAAGTATTATGA